The following are from one region of the Candidatus Trichorickettsia mobilis genome:
- the metG gene encoding methionine--tRNA ligase has product MNNKYYITTPIYYVNDVPHIGHAYTTIAADVIARFKRLSGFDVMFLTGTDEHGQKVEKSAAKAGLDPQSFTDQTSASFYKLMTVMNISNDDFIRTTSPRHQESVKKFWQRLKDSGNIYLGTYDGWYSVRDEAFYDQTELTAEGKAPTGADVEWVSEPSYFFALSKWQDQLLAFYEANPDFIRPLSKRNEVINFVNSGLQDLSVSRTSFSWGIKVPNDEKHVIYVWLDALINYISALGYPEDQEGKYHKYWPADAHIVGKDILRFHAIYWPAFLMAAGLEPPKSIMAHGWWTNQGQKISKSIGNVIDPFKLSNEFGVDQVRYFLMREITFGADGNYSPENLINRVNSELANKIGNLMQRTSSLVHKYMAGKVPEIDSNQLEQAYNLPLLVMAAQMPQSNAILMASLEINNVLNNIIILSEQANIYIDKQAPWKLVLTDINQTKLVLFVLLETLRFIAIMLQPFTPWSANIMLNQLGIPSSQRSFTYLNKNYAIASSSELLPPTPVFPRIG; this is encoded by the coding sequence ATGAATAATAAATATTATATTACTACCCCAATATACTATGTCAATGACGTACCTCATATAGGTCATGCTTATACTACTATTGCAGCAGATGTTATTGCAAGATTTAAGCGCTTAAGCGGTTTTGACGTAATGTTTTTGACCGGCACTGACGAACATGGTCAGAAAGTTGAAAAATCTGCAGCTAAGGCTGGGCTTGATCCACAAAGCTTTACCGATCAAACCTCGGCAAGTTTTTATAAATTAATGACAGTAATGAATATTTCTAATGATGATTTTATTAGAACCACCTCACCTCGACATCAAGAAAGTGTTAAGAAATTCTGGCAACGATTAAAAGATAGCGGTAATATTTATCTAGGAACATATGATGGTTGGTATTCAGTTCGTGATGAAGCATTTTATGATCAAACAGAGCTAACTGCTGAAGGCAAGGCTCCGACAGGTGCTGATGTTGAGTGGGTAAGTGAGCCAAGTTATTTTTTTGCTTTATCCAAATGGCAAGATCAATTATTAGCATTTTATGAAGCTAATCCTGATTTTATCAGACCATTATCTAAACGTAACGAGGTCATCAATTTTGTTAATAGCGGCTTACAAGACTTATCAGTATCTCGTACTAGCTTCAGTTGGGGAATAAAAGTACCTAATGATGAAAAACACGTAATCTACGTCTGGCTTGATGCGCTCATTAATTATATTTCAGCACTTGGATATCCCGAGGATCAGGAAGGCAAATATCATAAATATTGGCCGGCAGATGCTCACATAGTAGGTAAGGATATTTTACGGTTTCATGCTATATATTGGCCGGCATTCTTAATGGCAGCTGGATTAGAACCGCCAAAATCTATTATGGCTCATGGATGGTGGACTAATCAGGGACAAAAAATTTCAAAATCTATTGGTAACGTCATTGACCCTTTCAAGCTTAGCAATGAATTTGGTGTCGATCAAGTAAGGTATTTTTTAATGCGCGAAATTACCTTTGGCGCTGATGGTAATTATTCACCGGAGAATCTAATTAACAGAGTCAATAGTGAACTGGCTAATAAAATAGGAAATTTAATGCAGCGTACTAGTAGCTTGGTACATAAATATATGGCAGGCAAAGTTCCCGAGATTGACTCAAATCAACTTGAACAAGCCTATAATTTACCCCTTCTGGTAATGGCAGCACAGATGCCTCAGTCTAACGCAATATTAATGGCATCACTTGAAATAAATAATGTCTTAAATAATATAATAATTCTTAGTGAACAAGCAAATATTTACATTGATAAACAAGCCCCGTGGAAACTAGTTCTTACGGATATTAATCAAACAAAACTAGTATTATTTGTATTACTTGAGACCTTAAGATTTATTGCTATTATGTTACAACCATTTACTCCATGGTCAGCTAACATAATGCTTAATCAATTAGGAATTCCCTCTTCGCAAAGAAGCTTTACTTACCTAAATAAAAATTATGCGATTGCCTCTAGTAGTGAGTTATTACCTCCAACACCTGTTTTTCCTAGAATAGGATAA
- a CDS encoding aminotransferase class I/II-fold pyridoxal phosphate-dependent enzyme, whose translation MNVFKLEEYLARYEFSAKYLLCCSDAESFAMSEIIAMADAQERDLWNHLRLGYTEAPGLPVLRETVAQELYNEFNAENILMFAGAEEGIFCALNAIIEEGDHVIVLTPCYQSLLEIPKSKGVNITAIQLKEENAWRIDLHATYDAIKPNTKCIIINFPHNPTGQVIEEEELKRLIDICQAKGIWLFSDEVYRLLGAPNNPLASPAACIYDKALSLGVMSKAFGMAGLRIGWIASQDKAILKKIEQMKHYTSICNSAPAEILSLISLKSKKTILERNNRIVADNLKLLDQFFLEYSNLFEWVRPQGGCIGFVKYKSKDSIESFCERLVNKQNVLLMPASIYDYQSNHFRIGFGRKNMLECLDQLKEFLHHENI comes from the coding sequence ATGAATGTTTTTAAATTAGAGGAGTACCTGGCTCGTTATGAGTTTTCAGCGAAGTATCTGCTGTGTTGTTCTGATGCAGAGAGTTTTGCAATGTCCGAGATTATAGCTATGGCAGATGCGCAAGAGCGGGATCTATGGAATCATCTACGTCTTGGCTATACTGAGGCTCCTGGCCTTCCAGTCTTACGCGAAACTGTAGCGCAGGAATTATATAATGAGTTTAACGCGGAAAATATATTGATGTTTGCAGGTGCTGAAGAAGGTATATTTTGCGCTCTAAATGCTATAATTGAAGAAGGCGATCACGTTATTGTTTTAACACCTTGCTATCAGTCATTACTTGAAATCCCCAAATCCAAGGGTGTCAATATTACAGCAATACAGCTGAAAGAAGAAAATGCTTGGCGAATTGACTTACACGCTACCTACGATGCAATAAAACCAAATACAAAGTGTATTATCATTAATTTTCCGCATAATCCTACTGGCCAAGTGATAGAAGAGGAAGAGCTAAAAAGGCTTATAGATATATGCCAAGCTAAAGGTATTTGGCTATTTTCCGATGAGGTTTATAGGCTGCTTGGTGCTCCAAATAATCCATTGGCATCTCCTGCTGCATGCATCTATGATAAAGCTTTATCTCTTGGTGTTATGAGTAAGGCATTTGGTATGGCAGGCCTCAGGATTGGTTGGATTGCATCCCAAGATAAAGCGATACTCAAAAAAATAGAACAAATGAAGCACTATACTTCTATCTGTAATAGTGCGCCTGCTGAAATTTTGAGCCTGATTTCACTTAAATCTAAAAAAACAATTTTAGAGCGTAATAACAGAATTGTTGCTGATAACCTCAAACTTCTCGACCAATTTTTCTTAGAATACAGCAATCTTTTTGAATGGGTTCGCCCACAAGGAGGATGTATTGGCTTTGTGAAATATAAAAGCAAAGATTCTATTGAATCTTTCTGTGAACGATTAGTAAATAAGCAAAACGTGCTTCTAATGCCTGCATCTATATATGATTATCAGAGTAACCATTTCCGTATAGGATTTGGTAGGAAAAACATGCTGGAATGTCTTGATCAGTTAAAAGAATTTTTGCATCATGAAAATATTTAA
- a CDS encoding succinate dehydrogenase iron-sulfur subunit, with protein sequence MAELRLPPNSKILEGKMHVGLDAAKTPQKLKIYRYDPDTKENPKMDTYEIDRDQCGPMVLDALIKIKNELDSTLSFRRSCREGICGSCAMNIDGTNTLACIKPIDSIQGDIKIYPLPHMQVIKDLIPDMTHFYAQYESIQPWLKTDSPKPAGSEQLQSPEDREKLDGLYECILCACCSTSCPSYWWNSEKYLGPAVLLQAYRWIADSRDEYTGERLDDLEDPFKLYRCHTIMNCTKTCPKGLNPAKAISEIKKLMVQRQGA encoded by the coding sequence ATGGCTGAACTTAGGCTACCGCCAAACTCAAAAATACTAGAAGGAAAAATGCATGTTGGCCTTGATGCTGCAAAAACTCCGCAAAAATTAAAGATTTATAGATATGATCCTGATACAAAAGAAAATCCAAAAATGGATACATATGAAATCGACAGAGATCAATGTGGTCCGATGGTACTTGATGCTTTAATAAAAATTAAAAATGAGCTAGATTCAACTTTAAGTTTTAGACGTTCATGCCGTGAAGGTATATGCGGCAGTTGTGCTATGAATATAGATGGTACAAATACGTTAGCTTGCATTAAGCCAATAGATTCGATTCAAGGAGATATTAAAATTTATCCATTACCACATATGCAAGTTATCAAAGACTTGATACCCGATATGACGCATTTTTATGCTCAATACGAATCCATCCAACCATGGCTTAAAACTGATAGTCCAAAACCAGCAGGAAGTGAACAATTACAATCTCCGGAGGATCGCGAGAAATTGGATGGGTTATATGAATGTATATTGTGTGCCTGCTGTTCTACCTCGTGCCCAAGCTATTGGTGGAATAGTGAAAAATATCTAGGTCCGGCAGTATTATTACAAGCATATAGATGGATTGCTGATTCTAGAGATGAATACACAGGTGAACGTCTGGATGATCTAGAAGATCCATTCAAATTATATCGCTGTCATACTATTATGAATTGTACAAAAACCTGTCCTAAGGGACTAAATCCGGCAAAAGCCATTTCAGAAATCAAAAAATTAATGGTTCAACGCCAAGGTGCTTAG
- a CDS encoding DNA alkylation repair protein, producing the protein MSNAIQNLKKTLHASIDSTPEKVSIYFKTSPRSYAEHDSFIGVTVPTLRKIAKSFLYVTLEDLGLLIQSKINEERLLALIILAAQYKSGALAQKEEIYQFYGTNIRHINNWNLVDSSAHLIIGAHLFERDRDVLEELAASQNLWERRIAIVSTWYFIRQSDLEWTFKIAKLLQNDSHDLIHKAVGWMLREAGKKDEARLISFLCDHAKQMPKTMLRYAMERLSKEQKEEIKA; encoded by the coding sequence ATGTCTAATGCAATACAAAATTTGAAGAAAACGTTACACGCCTCTATTGATTCAACTCCAGAAAAAGTATCAATTTACTTTAAAACAAGCCCAAGAAGTTATGCTGAGCACGATAGCTTTATAGGCGTGACGGTACCTACTTTACGAAAAATTGCAAAAAGTTTTTTATATGTAACCCTGGAAGATTTAGGTCTTTTGATACAATCAAAAATCAATGAAGAAAGATTATTAGCGCTTATTATTTTAGCTGCGCAATACAAGTCTGGAGCCCTAGCCCAAAAAGAAGAAATCTATCAATTTTATGGAACCAATATACGCCATATCAATAATTGGAATTTGGTGGATAGTTCTGCGCATCTTATTATAGGGGCGCATCTTTTTGAGCGAGATCGTGATGTCCTTGAAGAATTAGCAGCGTCTCAAAACTTATGGGAGCGCAGAATAGCAATTGTCTCAACCTGGTATTTTATCCGTCAATCTGATTTAGAATGGACGTTTAAGATAGCCAAATTATTACAAAATGATTCACACGATTTGATCCATAAAGCTGTGGGCTGGATGCTCCGCGAAGCAGGCAAAAAAGATGAGGCTCGATTAATCTCGTTTCTTTGTGATCACGCAAAACAAATGCCTAAAACCATGCTAAGGTACGCTATGGAAAGGCTATCTAAAGAGCAGAAAGAAGAAATCAAAGCCTAG
- a CDS encoding transcriptional regulator yields the protein MLSSYIPLCDAIVRLMDPLIEVVIHDINQNSITYINGKLSKRKVGDASLLDADELKHIDQIVYPKVNFDGRLIKSISVLLEEKWMLCINCDVSIFNKMQDLSSALLQMCNQPQSLFANDWQEKLHISIHGFLQNNNLSFDHLSQNDKKALVKHLFELGAFSEKNAADYVAKVLGLGRATIFKYLKEWRNK from the coding sequence ATGTTATCTAGTTACATTCCATTATGTGATGCTATTGTGCGGCTTATGGATCCTTTGATTGAAGTCGTCATCCATGATATCAATCAAAACAGTATTACTTATATTAATGGCAAGCTTTCTAAGCGCAAAGTAGGTGATGCAAGTTTGCTAGATGCAGATGAGCTAAAGCATATAGATCAAATAGTCTATCCTAAGGTTAATTTTGATGGACGGCTTATCAAATCTATTTCAGTGTTACTTGAAGAAAAATGGATGCTTTGCATCAATTGCGATGTTTCAATATTTAACAAGATGCAGGATTTAAGTAGCGCATTACTACAGATGTGCAATCAACCTCAGTCTCTTTTTGCTAATGACTGGCAGGAAAAATTGCACATCAGTATTCATGGCTTTCTACAAAATAATAACCTTTCATTTGATCACTTGTCCCAAAATGACAAGAAGGCTCTTGTAAAGCATTTATTTGAGCTTGGTGCATTTAGTGAGAAAAATGCAGCAGATTATGTAGCAAAAGTCCTAGGGTTAGGCAGAGCTACCATATTTAAATATTTAAAAGAATGGAGGAATAAATGA
- the elbB gene encoding isoprenoid biosynthesis glyoxalase ElbB gives MIRVAVVISGCGALDGAEIFETVFTLLELDKNNVDTKIFAPDQKQHSVINHLTKEEVAEERNVLVESARIARGKIEALNKLQVQDFDALILPGGFGAATNLSDLAFKNENVTVIEDLKKIIIEFHRSSKPIGGICIAPAILAAVLKNHAKIRITLGDKNELITKLDAIEEICLAEDIVIDKENKLVTTPAFMLNASATQIHRGISKLVNKILKMHNNTIVE, from the coding sequence ATGATAAGAGTTGCTGTAGTAATTTCAGGCTGTGGTGCTTTGGATGGAGCCGAAATTTTTGAGACAGTATTTACGTTACTTGAGCTAGATAAAAATAATGTAGATACTAAGATTTTTGCTCCAGATCAAAAACAACATTCTGTCATCAACCACTTAACTAAAGAAGAAGTTGCTGAAGAGCGGAATGTACTTGTTGAATCGGCACGTATTGCTCGTGGAAAAATTGAAGCACTAAATAAATTGCAGGTACAAGATTTTGATGCTCTAATATTGCCAGGCGGCTTTGGAGCAGCAACAAATTTATCTGATTTAGCCTTTAAAAATGAAAACGTTACAGTAATCGAAGACTTGAAAAAGATCATTATCGAGTTTCATAGATCATCAAAACCTATTGGAGGAATATGTATTGCCCCTGCGATTTTAGCAGCAGTATTAAAAAATCATGCTAAAATTAGAATTACTCTTGGTGACAAAAATGAACTTATTACTAAATTGGATGCAATAGAGGAAATTTGTTTAGCTGAAGATATAGTTATAGATAAAGAAAATAAACTAGTCACTACTCCTGCTTTTATGTTAAACGCCTCGGCAACTCAAATACATAGGGGAATTAGTAAGTTAGTTAATAAAATCCTTAAGATGCATAATAACACTATTGTTGAATGA
- a CDS encoding methylated-DNA--[protein]-cysteine S-methyltransferase has protein sequence MGAAPTKFTQHNKILKASWLDTKLGPMIAIADDAGLYLLEFIDRRGLEREVERLRLKTKVAIIPGVTDPINSIRLELEFYFDGKLKVFKTPLNLLGSSFQRSVWEELMRIPYGNTRSYMAQAASIGKNRAYRAVANANGANQLAIIIPCHRIINSNGDLGGYGGGITRKKWLLEHEASHV, from the coding sequence ATGGGAGCTGCACCTACAAAATTTACCCAACACAATAAAATACTCAAGGCATCTTGGCTTGATACAAAGCTTGGCCCTATGATTGCAATTGCAGATGATGCCGGTCTTTACCTTTTAGAATTTATCGACCGGCGCGGTTTAGAGCGTGAGGTTGAAAGGCTTAGACTCAAAACAAAAGTAGCTATTATCCCGGGCGTTACTGACCCAATCAACTCCATTAGACTTGAACTGGAGTTTTATTTCGATGGAAAGCTTAAAGTATTCAAAACACCGCTAAATCTTCTGGGTAGCTCCTTTCAAAGGAGCGTTTGGGAGGAACTCATGCGCATTCCTTATGGAAACACACGAAGTTATATGGCGCAAGCAGCATCTATTGGCAAAAATAGAGCTTATCGCGCTGTTGCAAATGCTAATGGTGCCAATCAACTGGCGATTATCATACCATGTCACCGCATCATCAATAGCAATGGTGATCTTGGCGGATACGGAGGTGGTATCACACGCAAAAAATGGTTGCTTGAGCATGAGGCAAGCCATGTCTAA
- the mgtA gene encoding magnesium-translocating P-type ATPase → MIDISWLEISMDELKQCINTNNYNGLSTNEAKELVQRFGSNIIKSSKKYTLIIQFLSRFKNPLILLLLVVGVISLYLKDTPSFIVISLITLVSVTLDFYQEYKAFNTIESLKKLVALKCTVIRDNEKQEIYADQLVPGDIILLAAGDIIPADCRVIESKNLSVNKSTFTGEAYDLDLNYNNNTINFADMLFMSSVAISGTAKAIVCRIGLDTEFGKIARTVASRTHTTAFEIGIKDLGLFLMRISTLCTLLVLLVNFILHKTLLESFIFAIALAVGLTPELLPMISTVTMAVGVRNMAKEQMIVKKLIAMQNIGSMNILCTDKTGTLTEGAVKLKEYVTFDGVSNEEVMKFAYLNSYFQQGHNSLDKSIISHKTFDVSHYQKIDELPFDFERRKLSVIVENNKERMLVTKGSPETVITSCNYYKVSDEVRVIDQKAKQQLQNSYRDYFRRGYRTLAIAYKIIDNLKNEYTIADENELIFAGLITFVDSPKSTAKPALGLLRENGIQIKVITGDSELVARDVCDKLDLKIDLSLSGAEIQALDDATLSAKIEYVNLFYMISPTQKSRIILSLKERGNVVGYLGDGINDAPSLHIADVGIAVAGAVDIAKESADIIMLDDNLNGIYKAVIIGRKTFANIMKYIMMVTSSNFGNMISMALAAPFLPFLPMLPLQLLINNLLYDISEIPLPFDNVEEDYLKKPHQLKIKPIYKFMLIFGSLSSIFDLITFYVLFYVFKVEPELFRTIWFLQSIVSQILVIFILRTKNDLLSSKPSLALILVAILVIILAFILTCAPFAKYLGFVTINNYLLSFIVGVVSTYLFIVQIIKIKFLRKHPLF, encoded by the coding sequence ATGATTGATATTTCTTGGTTGGAAATATCTATGGACGAGTTAAAGCAATGTATTAATACTAATAATTATAATGGGTTAAGTACCAATGAAGCCAAAGAGCTAGTTCAGAGATTTGGTTCTAATATAATTAAAAGCTCCAAAAAATATACATTGATTATTCAGTTTTTATCGCGTTTTAAGAATCCATTAATACTACTATTATTAGTAGTTGGAGTTATCTCTCTATATTTAAAAGACACTCCTAGTTTTATTGTTATTTCCTTAATTACACTTGTAAGTGTAACTCTTGATTTTTATCAGGAATACAAAGCTTTTAATACTATTGAATCCTTAAAAAAACTTGTTGCTTTAAAGTGTACAGTAATCAGAGACAATGAAAAGCAAGAAATTTATGCTGATCAATTGGTGCCAGGAGATATTATTTTATTGGCTGCAGGAGATATCATACCTGCGGATTGTAGAGTAATTGAGTCAAAGAATTTATCGGTAAATAAATCTACTTTTACAGGAGAAGCATATGATTTAGACCTTAATTATAATAACAATACTATAAATTTTGCTGATATGTTATTTATGAGTAGTGTTGCTATATCAGGTACAGCCAAGGCAATAGTATGTCGTATAGGACTTGATACAGAATTTGGAAAAATAGCCCGGACCGTTGCTTCTAGGACTCATACTACAGCATTTGAGATTGGGATAAAAGATTTAGGGCTGTTTTTAATGCGTATTAGTACTTTGTGTACTCTATTAGTATTATTGGTTAACTTCATTCTTCATAAAACACTCCTGGAATCATTTATCTTTGCTATTGCCTTGGCTGTTGGCCTTACTCCTGAATTATTACCAATGATTTCAACTGTTACCATGGCTGTAGGAGTAAGAAATATGGCTAAAGAGCAAATGATAGTTAAGAAATTAATAGCCATGCAAAATATAGGAAGTATGAATATATTATGTACTGATAAAACCGGTACTTTAACTGAAGGAGCAGTTAAATTAAAAGAATATGTTACATTTGATGGAGTGAGTAATGAAGAGGTTATGAAGTTTGCCTATTTAAATAGCTACTTTCAACAAGGTCATAATTCATTGGATAAATCTATAATATCACATAAAACATTCGATGTAAGTCATTACCAGAAAATTGATGAACTGCCATTTGATTTTGAAAGAAGAAAATTATCAGTTATAGTAGAAAATAATAAAGAAAGAATGCTTGTTACGAAAGGTAGCCCGGAAACCGTAATTACTAGCTGTAATTATTATAAGGTATCAGATGAGGTAAGAGTTATAGATCAAAAAGCTAAACAGCAATTGCAAAATAGTTATAGAGATTATTTCAGACGAGGTTATAGGACTTTAGCAATAGCATATAAAATAATAGATAACTTAAAAAATGAATACACTATAGCAGATGAAAATGAGCTTATTTTTGCAGGGCTAATAACTTTTGTTGATTCACCAAAATCCACTGCTAAACCAGCTTTAGGTTTGTTGCGTGAAAATGGCATTCAGATAAAAGTTATAACTGGTGATAGTGAGCTAGTGGCAAGAGATGTATGCGACAAGCTTGATCTTAAAATTGATTTGTCGTTAAGCGGCGCTGAAATTCAAGCCTTGGATGACGCTACACTTAGTGCCAAAATAGAATATGTTAATTTATTTTATATGATATCGCCAACGCAAAAAAGCCGGATTATTCTCTCACTTAAGGAACGTGGGAATGTAGTTGGTTATTTGGGAGACGGTATCAACGATGCTCCTTCACTGCATATAGCAGATGTAGGCATAGCGGTAGCAGGAGCAGTAGACATAGCTAAAGAATCTGCAGATATAATAATGCTTGATGATAACCTTAATGGAATATACAAAGCAGTGATTATTGGTAGAAAAACGTTTGCTAATATTATGAAATATATAATGATGGTTACCAGTTCAAATTTTGGTAATATGATTAGCATGGCTTTAGCTGCCCCATTCCTTCCATTTCTACCTATGCTACCACTACAGCTTCTTATTAATAACCTTTTATACGACATCTCGGAAATTCCTCTCCCTTTTGATAACGTTGAAGAAGATTATCTAAAAAAACCACATCAGCTTAAAATAAAACCAATATATAAATTTATGTTGATTTTTGGTTCTCTAAGCTCAATTTTTGACTTAATTACTTTCTATGTTTTGTTTTATGTATTCAAGGTTGAACCAGAACTTTTTAGAACTATTTGGTTCTTACAATCTATTGTTTCTCAAATATTAGTAATATTTATACTAAGAACAAAAAATGATTTACTTAGTTCTAAACCTTCATTGGCTTTAATTCTAGTTGCAATACTAGTAATTATTCTGGCTTTTATTTTAACTTGCGCTCCATTTGCTAAGTACCTTGGTTTTGTAACTATAAATAACTATTTATTATCATTTATTGTAGGAGTGGTGAGTACGTACCTTTTTATTGTTCAAATAATAAAAATAAAATTTCTAAGAAAACATCCCTTGTTTTAA
- a CDS encoding prepilin peptidase has product MLEYIIVTVFGLLIGNFATTIFYRLPRNITICGINQNCDQPPFCSYCRHLLKPHEYLPLLSWFSTFGKCNYCNSNIPTQYFILEISAVILSNSCFYLFNGITDLYILIFGFGVSCLLNILIYREHKAIPQIITISMLFWGAIYRTLTEQTIILWLSTISIAFIISLFLLNSKFNDTFRSKCIINILMLTSVWCSQEDLTLYMLIITMLCILWSFWKQLDLYSLSILTLFCITISDAILFLNQT; this is encoded by the coding sequence ATGCTAGAATATATAATAGTTACAGTTTTTGGATTACTTATCGGTAATTTTGCTACGACCATATTTTATCGTTTACCACGTAATATTACTATTTGCGGTATTAATCAAAACTGCGATCAGCCTCCCTTCTGTTCTTATTGTCGTCATTTACTTAAGCCTCATGAATACTTACCATTGTTAAGCTGGTTTAGTACATTTGGGAAATGTAACTACTGTAATTCTAATATTCCAACTCAATATTTTATTTTAGAAATCAGCGCAGTCATTCTTTCCAATAGCTGCTTTTATTTATTTAATGGAATTACCGATTTATATATATTGATATTTGGCTTTGGAGTCAGTTGCTTATTGAATATACTTATTTATCGCGAACATAAGGCTATACCACAAATAATTACAATATCTATGTTATTTTGGGGCGCTATTTACCGCACTTTAACTGAACAAACCATTATATTATGGTTATCAACTATATCTATTGCTTTTATTATTAGTTTATTTTTATTAAATAGTAAATTTAATGACACTTTTCGTTCTAAATGTATAATTAATATATTAATGTTAACCAGCGTTTGGTGCTCCCAGGAAGACTTAACGTTGTATATGCTAATTATTACAATGTTATGTATTTTATGGAGTTTTTGGAAACAATTGGACTTATATTCATTAAGTATTCTCACTCTCTTCTGTATCACAATATCAGATGCTATTTTATTTCTGAATCAAACATAA